Proteins encoded in a region of the Streptomyces violaceoruber genome:
- a CDS encoding nucleotide sugar dehydrogenase, which yields MKFKSDSSHFDVSGPTVAVVGLGYVGLPTALALCDAGATVIGVDSSPERLRDIARGAVDLLPLHHAQLACASAGDRFRLTPDATAVRDADAVVICVPTPVDARRRPDLAALSAACASVVEHAVPGQLIVLTSTSYVGTTRDLLVEPLRARGLTVDEDVYVAFAPERIDPGNERHTPERTPRLVGGAGPRSSRAAADLLAPTASAVRTVPDPETAEMAKLWENTYRAVNIALANELADACHSLGLAPAPVIEAAATKPYGFMPFYPGPGVGGHCIPCDPHYLLWQLGKVRQQAPLVATALAANSRRPARITERALDLLADSAVPAHGARVLLIGVAYKEGVADVRESPALEILAGLAEAGAHVAYCDPLVPSLRLGADALHHLPDPHTRPWDLVVLNTVHPVHDLTWLCADDAPPVLDTRQRGPLTKAAARAATGVPPAAEATA from the coding sequence GTGAAATTCAAGTCGGACAGTTCGCACTTTGATGTATCCGGACCAACCGTCGCGGTCGTCGGGCTCGGCTACGTGGGCCTGCCCACCGCACTCGCCCTCTGCGACGCGGGCGCCACCGTCATCGGCGTCGACAGCAGCCCGGAGCGGCTGCGGGACATCGCACGCGGAGCCGTGGACCTGCTCCCGCTGCACCACGCGCAACTGGCCTGCGCCTCGGCAGGCGACCGCTTCCGGCTCACCCCGGACGCCACGGCGGTGCGCGACGCCGACGCCGTGGTCATCTGTGTGCCCACCCCCGTCGACGCCCGGCGCCGGCCCGACCTCGCCGCGCTGTCCGCCGCCTGCGCCTCCGTGGTGGAGCACGCCGTGCCCGGCCAGTTGATCGTGCTCACCTCCACCAGCTACGTCGGCACCACCCGTGACCTGCTGGTCGAACCGCTGCGGGCCCGCGGGCTCACCGTCGACGAGGACGTGTACGTCGCCTTCGCCCCCGAGCGGATCGACCCCGGCAACGAACGCCACACCCCCGAACGCACCCCGCGCCTGGTCGGCGGCGCCGGACCGCGCAGCAGCCGCGCCGCCGCGGACCTGCTGGCCCCGACGGCCTCCGCCGTCCGGACGGTCCCCGACCCCGAGACCGCCGAGATGGCCAAGCTCTGGGAGAACACCTACCGCGCCGTCAACATCGCCCTGGCCAACGAACTCGCCGACGCGTGCCACTCCCTCGGCCTGGCCCCGGCCCCGGTGATCGAGGCCGCCGCGACCAAGCCGTACGGCTTCATGCCCTTCTACCCGGGGCCCGGCGTCGGCGGTCACTGCATCCCGTGCGACCCGCACTACCTGCTCTGGCAGCTGGGCAAGGTCCGGCAGCAGGCGCCGCTGGTCGCCACCGCCCTCGCGGCCAACAGCCGCCGGCCCGCACGGATCACCGAACGCGCCCTCGACCTGCTCGCGGACTCCGCCGTCCCCGCGCACGGCGCCCGCGTCCTGCTGATCGGCGTCGCCTACAAGGAGGGCGTGGCCGACGTCCGGGAGAGCCCCGCCCTGGAGATCCTCGCCGGGCTCGCCGAGGCCGGCGCGCACGTCGCCTACTGCGACCCCCTGGTGCCCTCGCTCCGCCTCGGCGCGGACGCGCTGCACCACCTGCCCGACCCGCACACCCGGCCCTGGGACCTGGTCGTCCTGAACACCGTCCATCCCGTGCACGACCTGACCTGGCTGTGCGCCGACGACGCCCCGCCCGTCCTGGACACCCGCCAGCGCGGCCCGCTCACCAAGGCGGCGGCGCGGGCCGCCACCGGCGTCCCTCCCGCGGCGGAGGCCACCGCATGA
- a CDS encoding malonic semialdehyde reductase, translating to MSLVLDPAAQDLLFREARTANTFTDEPVTDEQVQAIYDLVKYGPTAFNQSPLRITLVRSPEARERLVAHMAEGNRPKTAAAPLVAILSADNEFHEELPELFPHFPAAKDAFFSERPVREGAATLNAALQAAYFIVGVRAAGLAAGPMTGLDFEGVRKEFLDDDHTPLMVVNIGRPGPDAWFPRSPRLAYDQVVTTV from the coding sequence ATGTCTCTCGTTCTTGACCCCGCCGCCCAGGACCTGCTGTTCCGCGAGGCCCGCACGGCGAACACCTTCACCGACGAGCCGGTGACCGACGAGCAGGTGCAGGCGATCTACGACCTGGTCAAGTACGGCCCGACCGCCTTCAACCAGTCGCCGCTGCGCATCACGCTGGTCCGCTCCCCCGAGGCCCGCGAGCGCCTGGTCGCCCACATGGCCGAGGGCAACCGGCCCAAGACCGCCGCCGCCCCGCTGGTCGCCATCCTGTCCGCGGACAACGAGTTCCACGAGGAGCTGCCGGAGCTCTTCCCGCACTTCCCCGCCGCGAAGGACGCCTTCTTCAGCGAGCGTCCGGTCCGCGAGGGCGCGGCCACCCTGAACGCCGCCCTCCAGGCCGCGTACTTCATCGTCGGCGTCCGCGCCGCGGGTCTGGCCGCCGGACCGATGACCGGCCTCGACTTCGAGGGCGTGCGCAAGGAGTTCCTGGACGACGACCACACCCCGCTGATGGTCGTGAACATCGGCCGTCCGGGCCCGGACGCCTGGTTCCCGCGCTCCCCGCGGCTGGCCTACGACCAGGTCGTCACCACGGTCTGA
- a CDS encoding glycosyltransferase family 2 protein, protein MTVLRPGHGPAAPVRSAARHRLGTRLDALDPRVRRDVVRLLTLLALLPLLLLLARGAVRLPHAFDPLALYGLAVLAGTVCLLHLAYSRYDDPAVRPLRSRPRHAEAFPALPARPRVSFLLAVRNERAHIEACVRSMAGVDYPDVQLVVVDDASDDGTPDVLERLAAELPLTLIRLEENLGKKGALVRACAVADGDVLLFTDSDCVVAPDAVRHCVTALVRHPELGAVGGHCRALNTDAGLLARVQDIWYEGQFRISKAAEAAFGSVTCVSGPLAAFRREAVWNYLPAWAEDRFLGAPFRFATDRQLTGYVLGQAWHGRALKDRHADSPFVRDHDYPELRWEVGYTRAARVWTRVPSRPGSFLRQQIRWKKSFIRNLFFTGRFMWRRGPAAAALYYGHALWVIAAPVLVVRHLLWAPLHLAGPLTLLYLGGVVLKGCVWGLAYRLDHPGDRAWRCRPLMSLLSCCVLAWLLPYALLTLRRGVWSRSAA, encoded by the coding sequence ATGACCGTCCTGCGCCCCGGCCACGGCCCCGCCGCCCCCGTCCGCTCCGCCGCCCGCCACCGGCTCGGCACCCGCCTCGACGCCCTGGACCCGCGCGTCCGCCGCGACGTCGTGCGGCTGCTCACCCTGCTCGCCCTGCTGCCCCTCCTCCTGCTGCTGGCCCGCGGCGCCGTCCGCCTGCCGCACGCCTTCGACCCGCTCGCGCTCTACGGCCTGGCGGTCCTGGCCGGCACCGTCTGCCTCCTCCACCTCGCCTACAGCCGCTACGACGACCCGGCCGTACGCCCGTTGCGCAGCCGCCCGCGCCACGCCGAGGCCTTTCCCGCCCTGCCCGCGCGGCCCCGGGTGAGCTTCCTGCTGGCCGTACGCAACGAACGCGCGCACATCGAGGCCTGCGTGCGCTCCATGGCCGGCGTGGACTACCCCGACGTGCAGCTCGTCGTGGTCGACGACGCCTCCGACGACGGCACCCCTGACGTACTGGAACGCCTCGCCGCGGAGCTGCCGCTCACCCTGATCCGGCTGGAGGAGAACCTCGGCAAGAAGGGCGCGCTGGTCCGCGCCTGCGCCGTCGCCGACGGGGACGTGCTGCTGTTCACCGACTCCGACTGCGTCGTCGCCCCGGACGCCGTACGGCACTGCGTGACCGCCCTGGTCCGGCACCCCGAACTGGGGGCGGTCGGCGGACACTGCCGGGCACTCAACACCGACGCCGGTCTGCTGGCCCGGGTCCAGGACATCTGGTACGAGGGGCAGTTCCGCATCAGCAAGGCCGCCGAGGCCGCCTTCGGCTCGGTGACCTGCGTCTCCGGACCGCTCGCCGCCTTCCGCCGGGAAGCTGTCTGGAACTACCTGCCCGCCTGGGCCGAGGACCGCTTCCTCGGTGCCCCCTTCCGCTTCGCCACCGACCGCCAGCTCACCGGCTACGTCCTGGGACAGGCCTGGCACGGCCGCGCCCTCAAGGACCGGCACGCCGACTCCCCCTTCGTCCGCGACCACGACTACCCCGAGCTGCGCTGGGAGGTCGGCTACACCCGTGCGGCCCGCGTGTGGACCCGGGTGCCGTCCCGCCCCGGCTCCTTCCTGCGCCAGCAGATCCGCTGGAAGAAGAGCTTCATCAGGAACCTCTTCTTCACCGGCCGCTTCATGTGGCGCCGGGGCCCGGCCGCCGCCGCCCTGTACTACGGGCACGCCCTGTGGGTGATCGCGGCACCGGTCCTGGTCGTCCGGCACCTGCTGTGGGCCCCGCTGCACCTGGCCGGCCCGCTGACCCTGCTGTACCTGGGCGGGGTCGTCCTCAAGGGCTGCGTCTGGGGCCTCGCCTACCGGCTCGACCACCCCGGGGACCGCGCCTGGCGCTGCCGCCCCCTGATGAGCCTGCTGTCCTGCTGCGTACTGGCCTGGCTGCTGCCGTACGCCCTGCTCACGCTGCGCCGCGGCGTCTGGTCGAGGAGTGCCGCATGA
- a CDS encoding DUF4245 domain-containing protein, whose protein sequence is MKGKQKSARDMILSLGVIVLAAGVIWIFIPHDDGEPDVKRVDYRVELLTAQRAAAYPVAAPEGLSEDWKPTSVRFRGDDSDAWHLGFRTPDGEYVAVEQSTKKPSTFIHDASQGGQATERTEEIGGRTWTRYTGGRYDALVLDGTGDMKGATTVVAGTGSFEQLGKMAAALKLA, encoded by the coding sequence ATGAAAGGCAAGCAGAAGTCGGCCCGGGACATGATTCTGTCCCTCGGGGTCATCGTCCTCGCGGCGGGCGTGATCTGGATCTTCATCCCGCACGACGACGGCGAACCGGACGTCAAGCGGGTCGACTACCGGGTCGAGCTGCTGACCGCGCAGCGCGCCGCGGCGTATCCGGTGGCGGCGCCCGAGGGGCTGTCCGAGGACTGGAAGCCGACCTCCGTGCGCTTCCGCGGTGACGACTCCGACGCCTGGCACCTGGGGTTCCGGACCCCGGACGGCGAGTACGTGGCGGTCGAGCAGTCCACGAAGAAGCCGTCCACGTTCATCCACGACGCCAGCCAGGGCGGGCAGGCGACCGAGCGGACCGAGGAGATCGGCGGCCGGACCTGGACGCGGTACACGGGCGGCCGGTACGACGCGCTGGTGCTGGACGGCACCGGCGACATGAAGGGCGCGACGACGGTCGTGGCCGGCACCGGGTCGTTCGAGCAGCTCGGCAAGATGGCGGCGGCCCTGAAACTGGCCTGA
- a CDS encoding polysaccharide deacetylase family protein: MSSDGSRGNRPRRMPDGRPLLRAALGLLTAAVVALPFTAAWQYDTLRRAVAEQAAPPAPSSGDGGPGLGADAEPAPARNAPVVLAYHDVGPDDRSRYTVSPEHFDAQLRALRDAGYRTLTTREFTGFLRTGRTPGPRTVHLTFDDGTHGLWTHADPVLARYGMKAAAYLITGQVGTHRPYYLSWPEVERMARSGRWDFQAHTRLSHERAAVDAAGHERSVFTNRLWLADEGRVETSDEYRRRVAADLDRSIRDLVRHDLPRPRLFAYPFSERLDESNLGARDADALRSMLRERFTATLTNSAARPLPAGPRAAAAGQVQRLEVTRDTTAAGLLRELGRWATVTPQDADRPLAHPAHWQTTGATGQAGPGMLTGGSRPPAGTAYASADYRPFATADWTDYRLRAAVGGLHGTSNSAGITLRAGSGHPVSLSVGHHTASLTTADPETTGDRRSCRLKPSATHRITVSVTPRHVRVSVDGETCAAVRAGRWRVAEGAGGFSLSVRNDGPERQWPRFTSLKVG, from the coding sequence GTGAGCAGCGACGGCTCCCGTGGAAACCGGCCCCGGCGGATGCCGGACGGGCGCCCCCTGCTGCGCGCCGCCCTCGGACTGCTCACGGCGGCCGTCGTGGCCCTGCCCTTCACCGCCGCCTGGCAGTACGACACCCTCCGGCGCGCGGTGGCCGAACAGGCCGCGCCTCCCGCACCGTCCTCCGGTGACGGCGGCCCCGGCCTCGGCGCGGACGCCGAGCCGGCGCCCGCCCGGAACGCGCCCGTGGTCCTCGCCTACCACGACGTGGGCCCCGACGACCGCAGCCGCTACACCGTCTCCCCGGAGCACTTCGACGCCCAGCTGCGTGCCCTGCGGGACGCCGGCTACCGCACGCTGACCACCCGGGAGTTCACCGGCTTCCTGCGCACCGGCCGCACCCCGGGACCGCGCACCGTCCACCTCACCTTCGACGACGGCACGCACGGACTGTGGACGCACGCCGACCCGGTCCTGGCCAGGTACGGAATGAAGGCGGCCGCTTACCTGATCACCGGACAGGTGGGCACCCACCGGCCGTACTACCTCTCCTGGCCCGAGGTGGAACGGATGGCGCGGTCGGGGCGCTGGGACTTCCAGGCCCACACCCGCCTCAGCCACGAACGGGCGGCGGTGGACGCCGCCGGACACGAGCGGTCGGTGTTCACCAACCGGCTGTGGCTCGCGGACGAGGGGCGCGTGGAGACCTCCGACGAGTACCGGCGCCGGGTCGCGGCGGACCTCGACCGGTCGATCCGCGACCTCGTACGGCACGACCTGCCCCGCCCCCGGCTCTTCGCCTACCCCTTCTCGGAACGGCTGGACGAGTCCAACCTGGGCGCGCGCGACGCCGACGCCCTGCGCTCCATGCTGCGGGAGCGCTTCACGGCCACGCTCACCAACAGCGCGGCGCGTCCGCTGCCGGCCGGTCCGCGTGCGGCCGCCGCCGGACAGGTGCAGCGCCTCGAGGTCACCCGGGACACCACCGCGGCCGGTCTGCTGCGCGAACTGGGCCGCTGGGCCACGGTGACGCCGCAGGACGCCGACCGGCCGCTGGCCCACCCGGCGCACTGGCAGACGACCGGCGCCACCGGGCAGGCCGGGCCCGGGATGCTCACCGGCGGCAGCCGCCCCCCGGCCGGCACGGCGTACGCCTCGGCCGACTACCGCCCGTTCGCCACCGCCGACTGGACCGACTACCGCCTGCGCGCCGCCGTCGGAGGCCTGCACGGCACCTCCAACAGCGCGGGAATCACCCTGCGGGCGGGCAGCGGACATCCCGTGTCGCTCTCCGTCGGCCACCACACGGCGAGCCTCACCACGGCGGACCCGGAGACAACCGGCGACCGGCGGAGCTGCCGGCTGAAGCCCTCCGCCACCCACCGGATCACCGTCTCCGTGACCCCGCGGCACGTGCGGGTGAGCGTCGACGGCGAGACCTGCGCGGCGGTCCGCGCGGGCCGGTGGCGGGTCGCGGAGGGCGCCGGGGGCTTCTCGCTCAGCGTGCGCAACGACGGGCCGGAGCGGCAGTGGCCCCGCTTCACCTCGCTGAAGGTCGGGTGA